In Miscanthus floridulus cultivar M001 chromosome 8, ASM1932011v1, whole genome shotgun sequence, the sequence AGATCTGTAAGCAGTTGGTTGGCGCCAGTGTCGCGTCGCCATCGGTGCGCTGCGATTCGAGCTGCGTTTCCCATAGGATCGCCTTCACGGGGTTGCCCTAGTACcgctttgctttgctttgctttgttGTCTCCACTTCCACTCTTAATGATAAACGTCACTGCGGAGGACGTTCGGTTCAGAGCTGGTTTAATCTGTAATAATATTTGTCCTCAGTTGGATTGCTGACGCCGTTGCACATCATGTACTGAAAGCTGACAATGATGCTGGTTATTATGTGGGCATGGCAGGCTTAACTTAGGACATTTAAATGCTGGATGCCGTGATAAATGTGACACTTAGTTCATAATAGTTAGTATAATGATGGCACCGCCGAAGCTTAGTGTTGTAAATTATTCCTCCTCTCTGTTTAAAGAGAAGTTTCAGTTACAGATATGGTCCTGTTTGAATTAAGTGTAGTTCATTGGATGGAAATAAGTATGCCAAATTCATATTGTAGCTACTCTAGCCTACAATGTCTGCTATCCTGAAAATGTTGGGATACTAAAGTTTTCAACTGGttatgtttgtgaaaatatgctaattgGTGATGCTTAAACCATGGTACTTGGGATCTGTGACTCTGTGCAAGTACTTGCGCATAATTAAACACTTGTTCACGTAGTCAGTTCTGTTGGTAACCTATATGAACCCACTAGAAGCCAGAAGGTAGGATAAAGCTTGTGGCCTACTCCtcagtcctcaaccaactaggaGAAATAGTTTTGTCAGCTCAAGACTCCATCCTATGTCCTATTCCACGTAGTATGTTGTGTACATTGGTTCTGTTCTGTGTATGGGCAATTTGGATTTACTTGCTTACTGTTTTCTGGAATCGTGATTTTTTTAACTGAAATTATTTAAACCATAGCATCCTTAGGCTTCAACTGAGTTAATACGTGTACTGGTGGTTTCCAGTTTCAACTGCAATATGCATCAACCGTGCTGTTAATGGTTTAACTATTGAGATTCAACATATTTCTGAAGTTTCAATTGATATTTCTTCTCAGATGACAAGGAGAAACCAACACATTTGAGGTTTCTGGTGTCTAATACGGCAGCAGGATGTATCATTGGCAAGGGTGGATCAACTATTAATGACTTTCAGTCCCAGTCTGGGGCTCGTATTCAGTTATCACGTAGCCATGAGTTTTTCCCTGGTACAAATGACAGAATCATCATGGTTTCTGGGCTGTTTGATGAAGTAATCAAGGCCAtggagttgattcttgagaaacTTTTGGCTGAGGTAAAGCATTTTATTTGCAAGTGACTGATCCATGATTGATGATTGATGTTCTCCAGTTACTTTATCAGGGTGAAGAATTCAATGAAGCTGAAGCTAGACCTAAAGTTAGACTTGTAGTTCCTAACAGCTCATGTGGTGGGATAATTGGTAAAGGTGGAGCAACAATAAAGTATGTATATCTTCATAGACTTGTTCTACTTTGTTGTGTTATCAGTGGTTTTGTTCCCATTGTGGTAGTTAATTTTATTTACAAGCCGGTGATATATGATGATTCGACAAATTAACCATGATGCTTCAGTAGTTAAGCAAGAAGCATACTGTTCCTACTTTTGCAAATAATCTTCTAGTTGTTTGATGCTAAATTTGTTTTTCCAGTCTTAAATATCTTTTGACTCATTTATATTCCCATTTTATATGGCTGTTCTTTTTTACATTACTCTGCATGTTGAAAGTTGGTGTGTTCTCTTTTCTCTACAGGTCATTTATTGAAGAATCACATGCTGGAATCAAAATTTCTCCTCAGGATAACAACTTTGTTGGTTTGCATGATAGGCTTGTTACAGTCACAGGAACCTTTGATAATCAGATGAATGCGATAGATTTGATACTGAAGAAGTTATCTGAGGATGTTCACTACCCACCTAATTTGAGTTCCCCATTTCCATATGCAGGTAAATCCTGGCATCTATGACTACTTGATGTTACTACATGTATATCTGAAAATGTCTCCTTATGACCTGTTCCTTGCATCTGTCTTTTATGTATAGCATCTGTATTTCACACTTTATGACAGCATGCATTTCTTGGAAACATAGTTGAGCTTTCTTGCATATTGACATGTGGTATTTGCAGTACCATTTCCCAGTCATGGTCAAGCCTGGCATTTCGATTCTATACTGAATCACAACTTTCTGTGATTGATTCTGTTCTTTAAATTTAATCAGGTCTTACTTTCCCAAGCTACCCTGGTGTTCCTGTTGGTTATATGATTCCGCAGGTGCCATATAATAATGCTGTGAACTATGGACCTAATAATGGGTACGGAGGAAGGTACCAAAACAACAAGGTTAGTGTTTTCTCTGGGTTGCTCTGCTTGTTGTCACGCTATTCTGTAGGATGTAGGATTTATTCTGTAGGTGCATTGCAATATGCATGCATTCAGTCCATCTTTGTTGAAAGTTGAAACTGAGCTATTCTATGTTTTCTTTTGTTATGCATTAGAGAGGTAGGCTGGAGCCTGGAGGGCTGATATGTATGTCATGTTATCTAATGGAAACACTGTTCTGTAGTGTAATCCTGTTATATTTTCTGTTCTGAACAAATTCAAAGAAATCTCATGGAGACAAACTTTGATAGTAGAAGTTGGAGGTCTCATAAATTTAAGGTAATATTGTGCTAGCATTGTCGTGGGCACTATTGATCTTTGCTGAATTGTTGTGATTACAGAGTGCAACCTAACATTAGAATGATGTTAATGAACCGGTGTAGATGTTTGATTTAATTTGCATATGCTATTTTTCTTGCAGTTTGACATTTATATGCTTACATGTCATGACTTGGTAATACTGCTCGTATGCTGAGATGTTTGAAATGCTATTATGTTTTCTGTGAACATCATGTAGTTTTTATTGGTTGATGTTGTGCATGTCGTGGAAAGTGTGGCTTTTGGTGGAAAACATGAAAGAACTTCACCCATTGTTACAATTTAATTGTTTCATATTTTTGACATACATATCTACACTGCTGAATAAATTTGAGTTGACTATTTGCTGTTGACACTTTGCAGCCCAGTACACCTATGAGGTCGCCTGCTACTGCTAGTAATGAAGCCCAAGAATCTTTGACCATTGGTATAGCCGATGAACACATTGGTGCTGTTGTAGGTCGTGCTGGAAGGAACATAACAGAGATCATTCAGGTAACTGTACATATTGCATTTGGTTTTACGATAGCAGTAATGTGGCCAGTCAGACAATCATAAGCTAAGATCCCATCCTCTCTGTATGATGTGTATCACTAATTGCTTCTGCCTCTCAAAACTTGTTTTGGTCAAGTAGATTGCCCTTAAGAGAAGTATAAGCAATACATTGTGCCATTGTTACTTTTAGGAACAAAAGATCATCGATAGTACAAAGGTTTTGAACAACCCATGATAAACTGCTGTGGCCCTTGGTGTGTGCACTATGTTTTCACTAAAATTAGTAGCTAAATAACGTCTTGCAATTTGTTGTCCATGCAGGCTAGTGGTGCTCGGATCAAGATATCAGATAGGGGTGACTTCATATCTGATACATCTGACAGGTATTTTCTTTCGTACCTTTTTTCCAATA encodes:
- the LOC136475242 gene encoding protein BTR1-like, producing MEAPGSPYASSPESAPKRAPRSPPQQQPTSGEGDDKEKPTHLRFLVSNTAAGCIIGKGGSTINDFQSQSGARIQLSRSHEFFPGTNDRIIMVSGLFDEVIKAMELILEKLLAEGEEFNEAEARPKVRLVVPNSSCGGIIGKGGATIKSFIEESHAGIKISPQDNNFVGLHDRLVTVTGTFDNQMNAIDLILKKLSEDVHYPPNLSSPFPYAGLTFPSYPGVPVGYMIPQVPYNNAVNYGPNNGYGGRYQNNKPSTPMRSPATASNEAQESLTIGIADEHIGAVVGRAGRNITEIIQASGARIKISDRGDFISDTSDRKVTITGTSEAIRTAESMIMQRVSASSER